A genomic window from Nicotiana sylvestris chromosome 11, ASM39365v2, whole genome shotgun sequence includes:
- the LOC104241044 gene encoding 1-acylglycerol-3-phosphate O-acyltransferase, producing the protein MSIGFRRWLNSSNSLVKMAEELNSSTTTTATAKRWSFWPSLLRWIPTSTDHIIAAENRLLSLVRTPYTQEQVNIGSGPPGSKVRWFRSVSNEPRFINTVTFDSKEGSPTLVMVHGYGASQGFFFRNFDALARHFKVIAIDQLGWGGSSRPDFTCRSTEETEDWFIDSFEEWRKAKNLSNFILLGHSFGGYVAAKYALKHPEHVQQLILVGPAGFTSETEHMSERLTQFRATWKGAVLNHLWESNFTPMKLVRGLGPWGPDLVRKYTNARFTAYSNGDSLTEEESRLLSDYVYHTLAAKPSGELCLKYIFSFGAFAKSPLLYRAPDWKVPTAFIYGYEDWMNYQGAEQARKNMKVPCEILRVPQAGHFVFIDNTAAFHSAVLYACRRFISPQKDNDPLPEGLISV; encoded by the exons ATGAGCATAGGGTTCAGGAGGTGGTTGAATTCATCGAATTCATTGGTGAAAATGGCAGAAGAACTCAATTCATCTACAACCACAACTGCCACAGCAAAACGATGGTCTTTTTGGCCCTCCCTTCTTCGTTGGATACCTACATCTACTGATCACATCATCGCTGCCGAAAACCGCCTTCTTTCTCTAGTTAG GACTCCTTATACTCAAGAGCAGGTCAATATTGGGTCTGGTCCACCAGGTTCAAAAGTTAGATGGTTTCGATCGGTGAGCAATGAACCAAGATTTATCAATACCGTTACTTTTGATAGCAAAGAGGGTTCTCCTACTCTTGTTATGGTCCACGGATATGGTGCCTCTCAGGGTTTCTTCTTTCGGAATTTTGATGCCCTTGCGAGGCATTTCAAAGTTATTGCTATTGATCAGCTTGG CTGGGGTGGTTCAAGCAGGCCTGACTTCACATGCAGAAGTACTGAAG AGACTGAAGATTGGTTTATTGATTCCTTTGAGGAGTGGCGCAAAGCCAAAAACCTTAGCAACTTTATTTTGCTTGGGCACTCTTTTGGAGGGTATGTCGCTGCAAAATATGCTCTCAAG CATCCAGAGCATGTTCAGCAGTTGATTCTGGTAGGACCAGCTGGATTTACATCAGAGACTGAACATATGTCCGAGCGGCTTACCCAGTTTAGAGCAACATGGAAGGGAGCCGTCTTGAATCATCTGTGGGAGTCTAACTTTACCCCGATGAAACTTGTCAG AGGCTTAGGCCCATGGGGTCCAGACCTAGTTCGCAAATACACTAATGCTAGATTTACTGCATATTCTAATGGAGATAGTTTGACCGAGGAGGAGTCCAGGCTACTCTCAG ATTATGTATATCATACCTTGGCTGCAAAACCGAGTGGGGAGCTatgtttaaaatatatattttccttCGGAGCATTTGCCAAGAGTCCTCTTTTATACAG AGCACCAGATTGGAAGGTGCCAACAGCTTTCATATATGGATACGAAGATTGGATGAATTATCAAGGAGCGGAACAGGCTAGGAAGAATATGAAGGTTCCATGTGAAATCTTAAGAGTCCCTCAg GCTGGTCACTTTGTATTTATAGACAACACAGCCGCATTCCACTCTGCTGTACTCTATGCTTGCCGTAGATTTATCTCACCACAGAAGGACAATGACCCACTTCCTGAAGGCTTGATATCTGTCTGA
- the LOC138881153 gene encoding uncharacterized protein — translation MSDIYHQDPEFRVFCKGLKHREDQLEHRKEELRETDEELVRAVTHNSELEASLKAKEDELELSRGVTAENVDLQLKVADLTAELKAKVAEIDRLKGELSVSADKLAATISESVSLEDALGISRSELTGERKASSRQVAGLEGLVKELEAGLTSLQGQMASLKVEEANQHSQPSTSRASADQGVPHHLYELWVHAEARLNMYKAFYAEGKATEAEVQAVHAEARAARESYG, via the coding sequence ATGTCTGACATTTATCATCAGGATCCCGAGTTTCGGGTATTTTGCAAGGGGCTTAAACATCGGGAGGACCAATTGGAGCATAGGAAAGAGGAGTTGAGGGAGACGGACGAGGAGCTTGTGAGGGCGGTCACCCATAACAGTGAACTGGAGGCTTCCCTCAAGGCGAAGGAGGACGAGCTCGAATTGAGCAGGGGGGTGACAGCTGAGAATGTCGACTTACAGCTGAAGGTGGCCGACTTGACCGCCGAGTTGAAGGCTAAAGTAGCGGAGATTGACAGGCTTAAGGGCGAGCTAAGCGTTAGTGCTGATAAGTTGGCGGCAACTATTTCTGAGTCGGTATCTTTGGAAGATGCTCTCGGCATTTCCAGGTCGGAACTTACTGGGGAGAGAAAAGCCTCTAGTCGTCAAGTCGCAGGGCTCGAAGGGCTTGTTAAGGAGCTAGAGGCTGGGTTGACCTCACTGCAGGGACAAATGGCTTCGCTGAAGGTGGAGGAGGCAAATCAACATTCTCAGCCTTCTACGTCTCGTGCCTCAGCTGACCAGGGCGTGCCCCATCATTTGTATGAGTTATGGGTCCATGCGGAGGCTCGGCTTAACATGTATAAGGCTTTTTACGCCGAGGGCAAGGCCACAGAGGCGGAAGTTCAGGCTGTGCATGCCGAAGCTCGTGCGGCTCGTGAGTCATACGGGTAA